The Pseudofrankia inefficax genome window below encodes:
- a CDS encoding glutamate--tRNA ligase, whose protein sequence is MLERDEIDALFPRVPAGPTSADRPDGDLPGPEYWEQRYPPRDLPAGAMVTRFSPSPTGAAHLGGVYVAMLDKDLARHSGGVYLIRVEDTDQARTVEGALLQFDAAFTYFGVHADETPEKGAYGPYTQSERAEIYLSYAREFLRDGRAYLCFATKEELAASAEQQRAAKVPTGYYARWALWRDAPDERVREALAAGRPYVVRFRSPGGSRVTYTDLIRGEITADANRNDVVLLKSSDSPLRLPTYHFAHAVDDHLMRVTHVIRADEWLSSVPLHLQLFDAAGFERIPYAHIAPLLKGDGSGKRKLSKRKDPEASVEFYIAAGYPADAVLYYLRGLINGRLAALPMDQALAEPLRLSEAGVSGALVDLVKLEDIAADHIATLSGQTIVDEVLGWADVHDTELAAAVRAEPGVALRALDIERTGVENPRKDLRKWSDFRSVYGYFFAALFEPVTDPADPRLGGLPAEVVRALCEDFLRDYRHVNDSDEWFAQIRAAAVANRFAGSPKEYKADKDAFVGSTKEAAQVFRVLLTGSNRSPAFHLVTQALGEPETRRRLGAVLAG, encoded by the coding sequence ATGCTTGAGCGGGACGAGATCGACGCCCTGTTCCCCCGGGTCCCCGCCGGACCGACTTCCGCGGACCGGCCGGACGGCGATCTGCCCGGCCCGGAGTACTGGGAGCAGCGCTACCCGCCCCGGGACCTGCCGGCGGGCGCGATGGTCACCCGGTTCTCGCCGAGCCCGACCGGCGCCGCCCACCTCGGCGGCGTCTACGTGGCGATGCTCGACAAGGACCTCGCCCGGCACTCCGGTGGCGTCTACCTCATCCGGGTCGAGGACACCGACCAGGCCAGGACCGTCGAGGGCGCGCTCCTGCAGTTCGACGCGGCGTTCACCTACTTCGGGGTCCACGCCGACGAGACGCCGGAGAAGGGCGCCTACGGCCCGTACACCCAGTCCGAGCGGGCCGAGATCTACCTCTCGTACGCCCGCGAGTTCCTGCGGGACGGCCGGGCGTACCTGTGCTTCGCCACCAAGGAGGAACTGGCCGCGTCGGCCGAGCAGCAGCGGGCCGCGAAGGTGCCGACCGGGTACTACGCCCGGTGGGCGCTGTGGCGCGACGCCCCGGACGAGCGGGTCCGGGAGGCGCTCGCCGCGGGCCGGCCCTACGTCGTCCGGTTCCGCTCCCCCGGCGGCTCCAGGGTCACCTACACCGACCTGATCCGCGGCGAGATCACCGCGGACGCGAACCGCAACGACGTCGTCCTGCTGAAGTCCTCCGACAGCCCGCTGCGGCTGCCGACCTACCACTTCGCGCACGCCGTCGACGACCACCTGATGCGGGTCACCCACGTGATCCGCGCCGACGAGTGGCTGTCGTCGGTGCCCCTGCACCTGCAGCTGTTCGACGCGGCCGGCTTCGAGCGGATCCCGTACGCGCACATCGCGCCGCTGCTCAAGGGGGACGGGTCGGGCAAGCGGAAGCTGTCCAAGCGCAAGGACCCGGAGGCGTCGGTCGAGTTCTACATCGCCGCCGGCTACCCGGCGGACGCCGTCCTCTACTACCTGCGCGGACTGATCAACGGCCGGCTGGCCGCGCTGCCGATGGACCAGGCGCTCGCCGAGCCGCTGCGCCTCTCGGAGGCCGGCGTCTCCGGCGCCCTGGTCGACCTGGTCAAGCTGGAGGACATCGCGGCCGACCACATCGCGACCCTGTCCGGCCAGACGATCGTGGACGAGGTGCTCGGCTGGGCCGACGTCCACGACACGGAGCTCGCGGCGGCGGTCCGCGCCGAGCCGGGGGTCGCGCTGCGTGCCCTGGACATCGAGCGGACCGGCGTCGAGAACCCCCGCAAGGACCTGCGCAAGTGGTCGGATTTCCGGTCGGTCTACGGCTACTTCTTCGCGGCGCTGTTCGAGCCGGTCACCGACCCGGCCGACCCTCGGCTCGGCGGCCTGCCGGCGGAGGTGGTCCGCGCGCTGTGCGAGGACTTCCTGCGCGACTACCGGCACGTCAACGACAGCGACGAGTGGTTCGCCCAGATCCGGGCCGCCGCCGTCGCGAACAGGTTCGCCGGTAGCCCGAAGGAGTACAAGGCCGACAAGGACGCCTTCGTCGGCTCGACCAAGGAGGCCGCGCAGGTCTTCCGCGTCCTGCTGACCGGCTCGAACCGCAGCCCCGCGTTCCACCTGGTCACCCAGGCCCTGGGCGAGCCCGAAACCCGCCGCCGCCTCGGCGCGGTCCTGGCAGGCTGA
- a CDS encoding PaaX family transcriptional regulator — protein MTSPRRTIGPDHLPAHPLVPPQRPALRALPTHPEVDLPRTQEGPQPQRLLTTLLGDYWYGRREHLPSAALVALLGDFGVTTVGARAALSRLARRGVLESSKVGRHTYYGLTAAASEVVLENVHRLRSFGERHEPWDGRWTVAAFSLPEDLRDVRHTVRSRLRWLGFAPLYDGMWVSPRPVAEPARRVFAELGVLASTVLTTTVDARRSDPRPPMAAWDLSELRGQYEEFVATTSPLRDQVRAGGVAGAPALVARTALLNAWWRFPSLDPDLPLDLLPERWPRRGARELFAETYDALGPLAVERFRAVVGESAPELAGLAGYQRSEGSAGGPSARR, from the coding sequence GTGACCTCGCCGCGCCGGACAATCGGGCCGGACCACCTTCCGGCCCACCCGCTGGTACCCCCACAGCGGCCAGCCCTGCGCGCGCTGCCCACGCACCCCGAGGTCGACCTCCCGCGCACCCAGGAGGGCCCACAGCCGCAGCGGCTGTTGACCACCCTGCTCGGTGACTACTGGTACGGCCGGCGCGAGCACCTGCCCTCCGCCGCCCTCGTCGCGCTGCTGGGCGACTTCGGCGTGACCACCGTCGGCGCCCGCGCCGCGCTGTCCCGGCTGGCCCGGCGCGGCGTCCTCGAGTCCTCCAAGGTCGGCCGCCACACCTACTACGGGCTGACCGCGGCGGCGTCCGAGGTCGTCCTGGAGAACGTGCACCGGCTGCGGTCCTTCGGCGAGCGGCACGAGCCGTGGGACGGCCGGTGGACCGTCGCCGCCTTCTCACTGCCCGAGGACCTGCGCGACGTCCGGCACACCGTGCGCAGCCGGCTGCGCTGGCTCGGGTTCGCCCCGCTCTACGACGGCATGTGGGTCAGCCCCCGCCCGGTCGCGGAGCCCGCCCGCCGGGTGTTCGCCGAACTGGGGGTGCTGGCGTCCACCGTGCTGACCACGACCGTCGACGCCCGCCGCAGCGACCCGCGCCCGCCGATGGCCGCCTGGGACCTCTCCGAGCTCCGTGGGCAGTACGAGGAGTTCGTCGCGACCACCAGCCCGTTGCGGGACCAGGTCCGGGCCGGCGGGGTCGCCGGCGCGCCGGCGCTGGTGGCCAGGACCGCGCTGCTCAACGCCTGGTGGCGCTTCCCGAGCCTCGACCCGGACCTCCCACTCGACCTGCTGCCCGAGCGCTGGCCGCGCCGTGGCGCCCGCGAGCTGTTCGCCGAGACCTACGACGCGTTGGGCCCGCTGGCCGTCGAGCGGTTCCGCGCGGTCGTCGGCGAGTCGGCGCCAGAGCTGGCCGGGCTGGCCGGCTACCAGCGTTCCGAGGGCTCCGCCGGCGGCCCATCCGCCCGACGCTAG
- a CDS encoding replication-associated recombination protein A yields the protein MSLFDTVAPFPDASPGGVPGAGPTAPAGAGGGAPAGQAAGSRPAGQPGGPLPLPGPTGPLADRLRPRGLDELVGQRHLLGPGSPLRRLVEGGGTTSVVLWGPPGTGKTTLAHIVSRATGRRFRELSAVTAGVKDVRAVIDEARDALSSSRSNQSRRMVREPGLFSDAAQAPGGEVPVDLRTVLFIDEVHRFTRTQQDALLPAVERGWITLVAATTENPSFSVVAPLLSRSLLFTLTPLTDDDIRALVRRALVDPRGYGGRVRIADDALEHLVRLAGGDARRALTALEASAEAALAVAPTAVPTAAPTLATTPTPPAQAAGEGGSPGEAELGPAVAGAATDTAAPPATSPAVNPAPTDPTTDDPATADPTAADLVTTDPAVDGAAPESRAQAPTAAVDLALLEQSINRAAVRYDRDGDQHYDVVSAFIKSMRGGDADASLHYLARMIEAGEDPRFIARRMIILASEDIGMADPGALGVAVSAAQALELIGLPEARLALAQAVIHLALAPKSNAVIRAMDAATADVRAGKAGPVPRHLRDAHYQGARRLGHGDGYRYPHDYPEGVARQQYPPDELVGVDYYRPGDLGFERRAAARAAELRAVLRSPTPADAPRDPLDAARGEGS from the coding sequence GTGAGCCTGTTCGACACGGTTGCTCCCTTCCCCGACGCCTCGCCAGGCGGCGTGCCGGGAGCCGGCCCCACCGCGCCTGCCGGGGCCGGCGGCGGCGCACCGGCGGGCCAGGCCGCCGGGTCCCGCCCGGCCGGGCAGCCGGGCGGGCCGCTCCCGCTTCCCGGGCCGACAGGTCCGCTCGCCGACCGGCTGCGCCCGCGCGGGCTCGACGAGCTCGTCGGCCAGCGCCACCTGCTCGGCCCCGGCAGCCCGCTGCGCCGGCTCGTCGAGGGCGGCGGGACGACCTCGGTCGTGCTGTGGGGACCGCCGGGCACCGGGAAGACGACGCTCGCGCACATCGTGTCGCGCGCGACCGGCCGGCGGTTCCGTGAGCTCTCGGCGGTGACAGCGGGCGTCAAGGACGTCCGGGCGGTGATCGACGAGGCGCGCGACGCGCTGTCGAGCAGCCGGTCGAACCAGTCGCGCCGGATGGTCCGCGAGCCCGGCCTGTTCAGCGACGCGGCGCAGGCACCCGGCGGGGAGGTGCCGGTCGACCTGAGGACCGTGCTGTTCATCGACGAGGTGCACCGGTTCACCCGGACCCAGCAGGACGCGCTGCTGCCGGCCGTCGAGCGGGGCTGGATCACACTGGTCGCCGCGACGACGGAGAACCCGTCGTTCTCGGTCGTGGCCCCGCTGCTGTCGCGCTCGCTGCTGTTCACGCTCACGCCGCTGACCGACGACGACATCCGCGCCCTCGTCCGCCGGGCCCTGGTCGACCCGCGCGGCTACGGCGGCCGGGTCCGGATCGCCGACGACGCCCTGGAGCACCTGGTCCGGCTGGCCGGCGGCGACGCGCGCCGCGCGCTCACGGCGCTGGAGGCGAGCGCCGAGGCCGCTCTCGCGGTCGCGCCGACCGCCGTGCCGACCGCGGCACCCACGCTGGCCACGACGCCGACGCCGCCCGCGCAGGCGGCCGGCGAGGGCGGCTCGCCGGGCGAGGCCGAGCTGGGCCCGGCCGTCGCCGGGGCGGCAACCGACACCGCGGCGCCGCCTGCCACCTCGCCGGCCGTGAACCCGGCGCCGACCGATCCGACCACGGACGATCCGGCCACAGCGGACCCGACGGCGGCCGATCTGGTGACGACCGACCCGGCCGTCGACGGCGCGGCTCCCGAGTCGCGGGCGCAGGCGCCGACGGCGGCGGTGGACCTCGCCCTGCTGGAGCAGTCGATCAACCGCGCGGCCGTCCGGTACGACCGGGACGGCGACCAGCACTACGACGTCGTCAGTGCCTTCATCAAGTCGATGCGCGGCGGCGACGCCGACGCCTCGCTGCACTACCTGGCCCGGATGATCGAGGCGGGCGAGGACCCGCGCTTCATCGCCCGCCGGATGATCATTCTGGCCAGCGAGGACATCGGCATGGCCGACCCGGGCGCGCTCGGCGTCGCCGTCTCGGCCGCGCAGGCGCTGGAGCTGATCGGCCTGCCCGAGGCCCGGCTCGCCCTCGCCCAGGCTGTGATTCACCTCGCGCTGGCCCCGAAGTCCAACGCGGTGATCCGGGCGATGGACGCGGCGACCGCGGACGTCCGCGCCGGGAAGGCCGGGCCCGTTCCGCGCCACCTGCGCGACGCGCACTACCAGGGCGCCCGCCGGCTCGGCCACGGCGACGGGTACCGCTACCCGCACGACTATCCCGAGGGTGTGGCCCGCCAGCAGTACCCGCCGGACGAGCTGGTCGGCGTCGACTACTACCGGCCGGGTGACCTCGGCTTCGAGCGCAGGGCCGCCGCCCGGGCGGCCGAACTGCGCGCCGTGCTCCGCTCCCCGACGCCCGCCGACGCCCCGCGTGACCCCCTTGACGCGGCTCGCGGGGAGGGGTCCTGA
- a CDS encoding DUF948 domain-containing protein, with protein sequence MSAGAMAGLIASGAFAVLVLFGCYALYKLGKIFDETAARVRQTGIAIDEGTARVRQAGATVDEVNVALAHVNKELDRIDAITENVQTITTNVSSMSSLFAATIGGPIVRVAAFSYGVRQAASKRARAEVSSRVEAEIKAEKTAAKRSRRAATAPAQPTGTDVDEPVRGR encoded by the coding sequence ATGTCCGCTGGCGCGATGGCCGGCCTGATCGCGTCGGGTGCCTTCGCGGTGCTCGTGCTGTTCGGCTGCTACGCCCTCTACAAGCTGGGCAAGATCTTCGACGAGACCGCCGCCCGGGTTCGCCAGACCGGCATCGCCATCGACGAGGGCACCGCGCGGGTCCGCCAGGCCGGCGCGACCGTCGACGAGGTCAACGTCGCGCTCGCGCACGTGAACAAGGAGCTCGACCGGATCGACGCGATCACGGAGAACGTCCAGACGATCACCACCAACGTGTCGTCGATGTCGTCGCTGTTCGCCGCGACCATCGGCGGGCCGATCGTGCGGGTCGCGGCCTTCTCCTACGGCGTCCGCCAGGCGGCCTCCAAGCGGGCCAGGGCCGAGGTCAGCTCCCGGGTCGAGGCCGAGATCAAGGCCGAGAAGACGGCGGCCAAGAGGTCGCGCCGCGCCGCGACGGCGCCGGCGCAGCCGACCGGCACCGACGTCGACGAGCCGGTCCGGGGCCGCTAG